From Paenibacillus sp. GP183, one genomic window encodes:
- a CDS encoding 2-dehydropantoate 2-reductase N-terminal domain-containing protein yields MEIAIIGSGAIGGVLGAYLTRAGEQVVFCDIVKEHVDYINGTGLTIEGEEAFTVQGEAYTPEHLLQRGKPLDMVFLCVKGQHTETAMRQIMPLLTEQSAVVSFQNGLCENIISELIGKERTIGCFVNFSADYLEPGRILYGGVSSLFLGELDGTISERILDLQRRLACWGPVNVTDNIWGYLWGKLSYIALLYATALADEAMADVVRNRDLREVLMELCSEVLEVAEKENVCPMGFDDWEPALVYPRGQRNSMALDAQLEKLSERMATNKKTKSGIWRDLAVRKRKTELEFQLKPILDIGLKYGLTLPLVSHVTRFIRELENGERVMDWKNLYDLKAVYDERRSK; encoded by the coding sequence ATGGAAATTGCGATCATCGGATCAGGAGCTATCGGCGGTGTATTGGGCGCGTATTTGACAAGGGCTGGCGAGCAAGTCGTATTTTGTGATATCGTGAAAGAGCATGTCGATTATATAAATGGAACCGGGCTTACGATTGAAGGTGAGGAAGCCTTTACAGTTCAGGGTGAAGCCTATACGCCCGAACATTTATTGCAACGTGGGAAACCTTTGGATATGGTTTTTCTTTGTGTGAAGGGACAGCATACCGAAACGGCCATGAGGCAAATCATGCCTTTGCTGACGGAGCAGTCCGCGGTTGTCTCCTTTCAAAACGGTCTGTGCGAAAACATCATTTCCGAACTGATTGGAAAAGAGCGGACAATCGGCTGTTTTGTTAATTTTTCGGCGGATTATTTAGAGCCTGGACGAATTTTATACGGTGGCGTTTCTTCGTTGTTTCTTGGAGAATTGGACGGAACGATTTCCGAACGGATACTCGACTTGCAAAGAAGGCTGGCGTGCTGGGGACCCGTAAACGTAACAGATAACATTTGGGGCTACCTGTGGGGCAAGCTGTCTTATATTGCTTTGCTGTATGCCACGGCTTTGGCGGATGAAGCGATGGCCGACGTGGTCAGAAACCGGGACCTGCGTGAAGTGTTGATGGAGCTGTGCTCGGAAGTGCTGGAGGTCGCTGAGAAAGAAAACGTTTGTCCCATGGGCTTTGACGACTGGGAACCAGCGCTTGTGTATCCCCGCGGTCAAAGGAATAGTATGGCTTTGGATGCTCAGTTGGAGAAATTGAGCGAGCGCATGGCTACAAACAAAAAAACAAAAAGCGGCATTTGGCGCGACCTTGCAGTTCGCAAGCGGAAAACGGAATTAGAGTTTCAACTGAAGCCTATTCTTGATATCGGGTTGAAATATGGTTTAACGCTCCCGCTTGTTTCTCATGTCACTCGGTTCATCAGAGAACTGGAAAACGGGGAAAGAGTAATGGATTGGAAAAACTTATATGACTTAAAAGCGGTTTATGACGAAAGACGAAGCAAATGA
- the accC gene encoding acetyl-CoA carboxylase biotin carboxylase subunit: MFKKVLIANRGEIAVRIIRACRELGIATVAVYSEADRKSLHVTMADEAYCIGPAASKMSYLHIPNLMAVALSTGVNAIHPGYGFLAENAEFAEICASFHVSLVGPDAEAIRNMGDKAAARAMMKKAGVPIVPGTEGLIETTEEALRVSAEIGYPVIVKASAGGGGKGMRVAHNEEQLLEAIVQAQKEADAAFGHSGVYLEKYLVGPRHIEIQIMADRQGQVVYLGERDCSIQRRHQKLVEESPSPALNQSLRERMGEAAVAAARAVNYYGAGTVEFLLDQYGQFYFMEMNTRIQVEHPVTEMITGIDLIQEQITVSAGFPLSFSQSDIRMNGWAMECRINAENPAAQFMPSPGRVMTYLPPGGFGVRVDSAMYAGCEISPFYDSMIAKLIVCGKDRQDSIRRMKRALREFVVEGVKTTIPFHLALLENEQFIQGNFDTHFLESNEISILE, from the coding sequence ATGTTTAAGAAAGTATTGATCGCAAACCGTGGGGAAATCGCGGTTCGCATTATCAGGGCATGTCGGGAGCTCGGCATCGCAACCGTGGCTGTTTATTCCGAGGCCGACAGGAAATCGCTGCACGTCACTATGGCGGATGAAGCTTATTGTATCGGACCGGCTGCTTCGAAGATGAGCTATTTACACATCCCCAATTTGATGGCGGTTGCCTTATCTACGGGCGTCAACGCTATTCATCCGGGTTACGGATTTTTAGCTGAAAATGCGGAATTCGCTGAGATCTGTGCTTCCTTTCATGTCTCCTTAGTCGGTCCGGATGCCGAGGCAATCCGCAACATGGGCGACAAAGCTGCCGCTAGAGCCATGATGAAGAAGGCAGGTGTGCCTATCGTCCCCGGAACGGAAGGATTGATTGAGACAACGGAAGAGGCGCTGCGCGTTTCCGCGGAAATTGGCTATCCTGTCATTGTAAAAGCTAGCGCCGGCGGCGGCGGAAAAGGGATGCGGGTGGCTCACAATGAAGAGCAGCTGTTGGAGGCTATTGTACAAGCGCAAAAAGAAGCTGATGCGGCGTTTGGTCATTCGGGCGTATACCTCGAAAAATATTTGGTGGGTCCTCGTCATATAGAAATACAGATAATGGCAGATCGGCAAGGTCAAGTCGTTTATTTGGGCGAGAGGGATTGTTCGATTCAAAGGCGGCACCAAAAGCTTGTTGAGGAATCACCATCACCGGCGCTTAACCAAAGTCTTCGCGAACGGATGGGTGAAGCGGCGGTAGCCGCCGCGCGTGCAGTTAACTATTACGGTGCGGGGACGGTCGAATTTTTGCTGGACCAATACGGACAGTTTTATTTCATGGAAATGAATACGCGGATACAGGTAGAGCATCCAGTAACTGAAATGATTACCGGAATTGATTTGATTCAGGAGCAAATCACGGTATCTGCAGGATTCCCTCTTTCTTTCAGTCAAAGCGACATCCGGATGAACGGATGGGCGATGGAATGCCGAATTAATGCCGAAAATCCGGCCGCTCAGTTCATGCCTTCTCCCGGTCGGGTAATGACCTATCTGCCTCCCGGGGGCTTTGGAGTTAGGGTGGACAGTGCGATGTATGCCGGGTGCGAAATATCGCCATTTTATGATTCGATGATCGCAAAACTGATTGTTTGTGGAAAAGACCGGCAGGACTCCATCCGTCGGATGAAGAGAGCGCTGCGCGAATTTGTTGTCGAGGGAGTCAAGACGACGATTCCTTTTCACCTTGCCCTGCTGGAGAACGAGCAATTCATCCAAGGGAATTTCGACACTCATTTTTTGGAATCGAACGAAATATCCATTTTGGAATAA
- a CDS encoding SDR family NAD(P)-dependent oxidoreductase, whose product MQLKDKISIITGAGSGIGRSSALLFAKEGATVVVADLNEQAGMETVELIRSQDGQATFQQTDVTNATDMNRLIDTVHRQFGKIDIMFNNAGLEYFTTIADTTEEEWDRTINTNLKGVFLGLKFVLPIMKAQGSGSIINMASVAGLAAWPGLGVYSAAKGGVILLSKAAAAEYGKFGIRVNSLCPGSIRTPLLEEQFLGKMDDPAAAEAQLRNHYPLNRLGNPDEVASAAVFLASDSASFITGQALGVDGGLSSFVGDLISIK is encoded by the coding sequence ATGCAATTAAAAGACAAAATATCGATTATTACAGGCGCTGGTTCAGGTATTGGTCGGTCCTCCGCGCTGCTCTTCGCCAAGGAAGGCGCGACTGTTGTCGTCGCCGATCTGAACGAGCAAGCGGGAATGGAAACGGTGGAGCTGATTCGCAGTCAAGACGGGCAAGCAACGTTTCAACAAACGGACGTGACGAATGCGACAGATATGAACCGTTTAATCGATACCGTTCATCGTCAATTCGGAAAAATCGATATCATGTTTAATAATGCCGGGCTTGAATATTTTACTACGATAGCCGATACGACCGAAGAAGAATGGGACAGGACGATCAATACGAATCTTAAAGGAGTTTTCCTAGGCCTGAAGTTTGTTCTGCCGATCATGAAGGCCCAAGGCTCAGGCAGCATTATCAACATGGCTTCCGTTGCTGGTCTTGCCGCGTGGCCTGGCTTAGGCGTCTATTCGGCGGCTAAAGGCGGGGTCATCCTTCTTAGTAAAGCGGCTGCAGCCGAGTACGGCAAATTTGGCATTCGGGTGAACAGCCTATGTCCGGGTTCGATTCGAACGCCACTGCTGGAAGAGCAGTTCTTAGGTAAAATGGATGACCCGGCAGCTGCGGAAGCCCAATTGAGAAATCATTATCCGCTCAATCGTTTAGGAAATCCCGATGAAGTGGCCAGCGCCGCCGTTTTCTTGGCCAGCGACTCCGCTTCCTTTATTACAGGACAAGCATTAGGCGTCGATGGAGGATTGTCCTCCTTTGTCGGAGATCTGATTTCTATCAAATAA
- a CDS encoding DUF979 domain-containing protein — protein MNIFTIDYIYYLLGIIVAFVAYRVARNPDHPTRIGSTLFWGIFAFTFLFGKVIPNVVTGYLVLVMVIIAALGKMKAAPEKEHPQLDREEHAVRLKSKIFLPALLIPIITVIGSFTLDKIHFGKVNLVDPEMVTLIALGLSAIIAFIAAKSLTKAKMSVAMNEGSRLTEVVGWAIILPQMLSALGAIFAQAGVGDVVSKLVGNVLPTQYPFVAVAAYCIGMAVFTMIMGNAFAAFAVITGGIGLPLIVHMHGGNPAIMAAIGMFAGYCGTLLTPMAANFNIVPAMLLNLKDKNAVIKAQIPIGVPLLVINILLMYFLVYRF, from the coding sequence ATAAATATTTTTACAATAGATTACATTTATTATTTACTGGGGATTATCGTAGCTTTTGTTGCTTATCGGGTAGCTCGAAACCCGGATCATCCCACCCGGATCGGCTCAACTTTGTTCTGGGGAATATTCGCCTTTACTTTTCTATTTGGGAAGGTTATACCTAATGTGGTCACAGGATATCTCGTTCTGGTCATGGTTATCATAGCCGCTCTTGGCAAAATGAAGGCGGCCCCTGAAAAAGAACATCCTCAGTTAGATCGTGAGGAACATGCAGTTAGACTAAAAAGCAAAATATTTCTTCCAGCTCTGTTAATTCCTATTATTACTGTGATCGGCAGTTTTACATTGGATAAAATCCATTTCGGTAAAGTTAATCTTGTCGACCCGGAAATGGTTACTCTAATTGCACTTGGATTGAGCGCGATCATCGCCTTCATTGCGGCCAAATCTTTAACGAAGGCAAAAATGTCCGTTGCAATGAACGAAGGTAGTCGACTCACGGAAGTCGTTGGATGGGCGATTATTTTGCCTCAAATGTTATCGGCGCTTGGAGCTATTTTTGCGCAAGCCGGTGTGGGAGATGTTGTATCCAAATTGGTAGGAAATGTTCTTCCAACTCAATATCCATTCGTTGCAGTCGCCGCTTATTGCATTGGAATGGCTGTTTTTACAATGATTATGGGGAATGCCTTTGCGGCGTTTGCAGTCATTACAGGAGGTATTGGTCTTCCGCTTATCGTTCATATGCATGGCGGAAATCCGGCGATTATGGCGGCCATTGGCATGTTTGCCGGGTATTGCGGAACATTATTGACGCCTATGGCTGCTAACTTTAATATCGTCCCAGCTATGCTTCTTAATTTAAAGGATAAAAACGCGGTCATCAAAGCCCAAATCCCTATTGGTGTACCCCTTCTAGTAATTAACATCCTGCTGATGTACTTCCTTGTTTATCGATTCTAG
- a CDS encoding transposase gives MYILQESLFSFEDLLKMQSKDRLPIFFSVLDLRPYAKELRSRSPRGADGHCREGLLRALLAAPLEHIHTFTGLHHRLETDLRFRYQCGLPLDREAPSVSTLSRVFAVLTKKNLAKQLFEDLVKRCQHEGIIDGSHVAIDSAAIHSYEKKQPKRKSEQTGDANWGAKFDSFGNKMTWFGYKLHLAVDTKSELPLALEVTPAHVNDGEMAPGLIEKVAVKTNTQFFMLDAGYDQMKVYEAARNVRAQAIIPLNPRGEKEPPAAMTTNGTPCCSMGFSMTYWGADGDYLKFRCPHAVGKVECPLGMAACSSSNYGMVVKVDVKDDLRRYCSPHRDTKRWKELYNERTSVERCNSRMKTYLTADDMHVWGIQKVTTHQYLNAIVLLVSALSVASRKIQVAAV, from the coding sequence TTGTATATTCTCCAAGAAAGTCTATTTTCCTTTGAGGATCTGCTGAAAATGCAATCAAAAGATCGATTACCAATCTTTTTTAGCGTTCTCGATCTTCGTCCTTACGCCAAAGAGTTGAGAAGTCGTTCACCCCGAGGCGCTGACGGCCACTGTAGAGAAGGTTTGCTACGTGCGCTTCTAGCTGCACCGCTCGAGCACATCCATACGTTTACTGGTTTGCATCATCGGCTGGAAACGGATCTTCGATTTCGCTATCAGTGTGGACTTCCGCTAGATCGCGAAGCGCCGTCTGTCTCTACGCTAAGCCGAGTCTTCGCCGTGTTGACCAAGAAAAACTTGGCAAAGCAGCTTTTCGAGGATTTGGTCAAACGCTGCCAGCATGAGGGCATCATCGACGGCAGCCATGTCGCGATCGACAGCGCCGCCATCCATTCTTATGAGAAGAAGCAGCCCAAGCGCAAAAGTGAGCAGACCGGCGATGCGAACTGGGGTGCGAAGTTTGATTCATTCGGCAACAAAATGACTTGGTTCGGCTATAAGCTCCATCTAGCTGTAGACACGAAAAGTGAGCTTCCGCTAGCACTGGAAGTCACGCCGGCGCATGTCAATGACGGGGAGATGGCGCCCGGTCTGATTGAGAAAGTAGCTGTTAAAACGAACACACAATTCTTCATGCTTGATGCGGGCTACGACCAAATGAAGGTTTACGAAGCCGCTCGAAACGTGAGGGCGCAAGCCATTATCCCCCTCAACCCCCGAGGAGAAAAAGAACCGCCTGCCGCAATGACAACAAACGGAACGCCATGTTGCTCGATGGGGTTCTCCATGACATACTGGGGCGCTGACGGCGATTACTTGAAGTTCCGTTGTCCTCACGCTGTAGGCAAAGTCGAGTGTCCGTTAGGCATGGCCGCCTGTTCATCTTCCAACTATGGCATGGTCGTTAAAGTAGATGTAAAGGACGATCTCCGGCGTTATTGCAGCCCGCATCGGGACACAAAGCGCTGGAAAGAGCTTTACAACGAACGCACCAGCGTAGAACGATGCAACTCCAGAATGAAAACTTATCTTACGGCAGACGACATGCATGTCTGGGGTATTCAGAAAGTAACGACTCACCAGTATCTGAATGCCATTGTACTGCTTGTATCTGCCCTTTCCGTTGCTTCTAGAAAGATCCAAGTAGCTGCAGTTTGA
- a CDS encoding IS6 family transposase: MNLFKWKHYESSIILLTVRWYLKYSLSYRDIVEMMGERGLKISHTTIMRWVHEFGPEIDKRIRPFLKPTNDSWRTDETYIKVKGQWKYLYRAVDSMGKTIDFMLSENRDMAAAKRFFTKALSSTHNQNPRVITLDKNPAYPPAILELMSEKSMPKETTIRQTKYLNNIVEQDHRFIKKITKPMLGFKTFQTAEQTLKGIEAMHMIRKGQVETSSVLTAIEWINKILG, translated from the coding sequence TTGAATTTATTCAAATGGAAGCATTATGAATCATCGATTATTTTACTAACCGTAAGATGGTATTTGAAATATAGTTTAAGCTATCGAGATATCGTAGAAATGATGGGTGAACGGGGATTAAAGATTTCTCATACGACGATTATGAGATGGGTCCATGAGTTCGGACCCGAAATTGATAAACGAATCCGCCCCTTTTTGAAACCTACAAACGATTCATGGAGAACGGACGAAACGTACATTAAAGTCAAAGGTCAATGGAAGTATTTATATAGGGCTGTTGATTCTATGGGGAAAACAATTGATTTTATGTTATCTGAAAATCGAGATATGGCGGCAGCTAAGCGCTTTTTTACAAAGGCTTTGTCTTCTACCCATAATCAAAACCCACGTGTGATCACTTTGGATAAAAATCCAGCGTACCCACCAGCTATACTAGAATTAATGAGTGAGAAATCCATGCCAAAGGAAACCACGATTAGACAGACCAAGTATCTGAACAATATTGTGGAGCAAGATCATCGGTTCATTAAGAAAATCACAAAACCAATGCTTGGTTTCAAAACGTTCCAAACCGCAGAACAGACGTTAAAGGGAATCGAGGCTATGCATATGATTAGGAAAGGGCAGGTTGAAACTTCGTCTGTCCTCACTGCTATTGAATGGATCAACAAAATTTTAGGGTAG
- a CDS encoding pyroglutamyl-peptidase I: MKILISGFEVFGGSTINPTEKLVKAIASETFAGVELKTVLLPVNYDECVEAIIKEIEAYQPDAVISCGLYHGRTSVTPERIAVNVKDTAADAPYADNKGVKPTDEPINPDGPDALFTQLPVRKMVNRLNEEEVPAYISNTAGTFICNNTMYGVLDYIRKNNISTIAGFVHFPASTEMAVENPLLPALPQETMLQALRIIIQTTIEDLQN, from the coding sequence ATGAAAATCTTAATTTCTGGATTTGAAGTGTTTGGCGGCAGTACGATTAATCCGACAGAAAAATTGGTTAAAGCCATTGCTAGCGAAACATTCGCAGGGGTGGAACTGAAAACTGTGTTATTGCCAGTAAATTATGATGAATGCGTTGAAGCAATTATTAAAGAAATCGAGGCTTATCAACCGGATGCCGTCATTTCGTGCGGTTTATACCATGGAAGAACGTCAGTTACTCCCGAGCGAATTGCAGTTAATGTGAAGGATACCGCGGCAGATGCTCCATATGCAGATAATAAAGGAGTCAAACCGACGGATGAACCGATTAACCCTGACGGTCCGGATGCGTTATTTACACAACTACCGGTTCGTAAAATGGTAAATCGATTGAATGAAGAAGAAGTGCCGGCATACATTTCCAATACCGCAGGTACTTTTATTTGCAACAATACGATGTATGGTGTTTTAGACTATATCCGTAAAAACAATATTTCCACGATTGCAGGATTTGTTCATTTTCCAGCTTCAACGGAGATGGCAGTTGAAAATCCTTTATTGCCTGCTTTGCCGCAAGAGACGATGCTGCAGGCCCTGCGTATCATCATTCAAACTACTATTGAAGACCTGCAAAATTAA
- a CDS encoding DUF969 domain-containing protein translates to MIKLIGILIVALGFAFRFNTLLVVMVGGIVTGLISGLSINDIMTKFGEAFITNRYMTIPIVLTLPVIGLLERYGLKEQAETLIRKAKSVTAGRVMLWYLFIREWSSALGLNIGGHPQTVRPIVAPMAEGAATAKYGPLPENLKDSIKAHSAAMENVGFFFGEDIFIATGAILLMKGFFDSSGLHVGVWDMALWGLPTAIAVFFLSWYRLRKLDKRIDLEMTKRSGNQMETNPKVNSSRGESI, encoded by the coding sequence TTGATTAAATTAATTGGCATTTTAATTGTAGCTTTAGGATTTGCTTTTCGTTTTAATACCTTGCTTGTTGTAATGGTAGGAGGTATTGTAACGGGGCTTATTTCTGGTTTATCGATTAATGACATTATGACAAAGTTTGGAGAAGCATTTATAACGAACCGATATATGACGATACCGATCGTACTGACATTACCGGTGATCGGGTTACTGGAGCGCTATGGGTTAAAAGAACAGGCAGAAACCTTAATTCGAAAAGCAAAAAGCGTAACAGCCGGCAGGGTCATGCTTTGGTATTTGTTTATCAGAGAATGGTCATCAGCTTTAGGTCTTAATATCGGGGGCCACCCCCAAACGGTTCGCCCAATTGTGGCGCCAATGGCAGAAGGAGCGGCAACTGCAAAATACGGTCCGCTTCCTGAGAACCTCAAGGATAGCATCAAAGCTCATTCGGCGGCGATGGAAAACGTAGGATTTTTCTTTGGTGAAGATATATTTATTGCAACAGGTGCGATTCTTTTGATGAAAGGTTTCTTTGATTCCTCCGGCTTACATGTTGGAGTATGGGACATGGCGCTTTGGGGGCTGCCGACAGCTATTGCAGTTTTCTTTTTATCTTGGTATAGATTAAGAAAATTGGATAAGCGAATTGATTTGGAAATGACAAAACGATCCGGTAACCAGATGGAAACAAATCCAAAAGTGAATTCTTCAAGGGGAGAATCTATATGA
- a CDS encoding SDR family NAD(P)-dependent oxidoreductase, with protein sequence MVKNVKSGHSISFHGKVVIVSGAGHGFGKTICKEFAKCGASVYGTDVSGKELDETKQEIDELIRAEQTGGQIEVGAFNLTDPAEVRQLLSKVMQTYQGVHILVNNAGGVVGQVHQPVDQVTDEQWEQVVNINLKAVFYMIREVAPIMKKQQYGRIVNISSGAGRSFSLTGIQAYTSAKAGQIGLTRQMARELGAYGITVNNVAPGFVLSNPSTTKQWDAMQEEKQKQLLDAISLHRLGQAEEIAYPVVFLASDYASYINGQVISVDGGHHMF encoded by the coding sequence ATGGTTAAAAATGTTAAAAGTGGACATTCCATCAGTTTCCATGGCAAGGTCGTCATTGTATCTGGGGCCGGCCATGGTTTTGGGAAAACAATTTGCAAGGAGTTTGCGAAATGCGGCGCTTCCGTTTATGGAACCGACGTGAGCGGTAAAGAGCTGGATGAGACGAAACAGGAAATTGATGAGCTGATCCGGGCGGAACAAACGGGGGGGCAGATTGAAGTAGGCGCCTTCAATTTGACCGACCCGGCGGAAGTACGGCAGCTGTTAAGCAAGGTTATGCAAACGTATCAGGGTGTGCACATTCTGGTCAACAACGCGGGCGGGGTTGTTGGACAAGTCCATCAGCCCGTAGATCAAGTGACGGACGAGCAGTGGGAGCAAGTTGTCAATATTAATTTAAAAGCGGTATTTTATATGATTCGCGAAGTTGCTCCAATCATGAAGAAGCAACAATACGGCCGCATCGTCAACATTTCCAGCGGGGCGGGAAGAAGCTTCAGCTTGACCGGCATTCAAGCCTATACGAGCGCCAAGGCTGGGCAGATTGGACTGACGAGGCAGATGGCCCGGGAATTGGGGGCTTACGGGATTACTGTAAACAATGTAGCACCCGGTTTTGTGTTGTCCAATCCTTCGACAACGAAGCAATGGGATGCGATGCAGGAGGAGAAACAGAAGCAACTGCTGGATGCCATCTCGCTGCACCGGCTGGGCCAAGCTGAAGAAATCGCTTATCCCGTCGTGTTCCTCGCATCCGATTACGCTAGCTACATTAACGGACAAGTTATTTCCGTTGACGGCGGGCATCACATGTTTTAA
- a CDS encoding chromate transporter, giving the protein MEYQENQQSTVYAQLAWAMCKTGILGYGGGPSVIPLIRYEAVNKYGWMKDEEFGEILALANALPGPIATKMAAYLGYSQRGVLGAVIAVLSHIIPSSIAMIALLSAVYVLSGSKIIQGIISTVVPVIAVMLGQMAYEFGERAMKGLGKPLGFALFAISFLLLQIIHVHPAIVIAMFLLYGAFHLKTLGRFKERKQRNKNIKREDSSTWTG; this is encoded by the coding sequence ATGGAGTATCAAGAAAACCAACAGTCCACAGTATATGCTCAGCTCGCTTGGGCGATGTGCAAAACGGGGATTTTGGGCTACGGGGGAGGTCCCTCCGTCATTCCGCTGATTCGCTATGAGGCCGTAAACAAATACGGCTGGATGAAGGATGAGGAATTCGGTGAAATTCTTGCGCTCGCCAATGCGCTTCCCGGACCTATCGCCACCAAAATGGCCGCCTATTTAGGCTATAGCCAGAGGGGAGTTTTAGGAGCCGTCATCGCTGTGCTATCGCATATCATCCCCTCCTCCATTGCTATGATCGCTTTACTCTCGGCGGTGTACGTATTGAGCGGCTCGAAAATCATTCAAGGGATTATCTCCACCGTCGTGCCCGTGATCGCGGTAATGCTCGGACAGATGGCTTACGAATTCGGCGAACGGGCCATGAAGGGACTCGGAAAGCCGCTTGGCTTCGCCTTATTCGCCATTTCCTTTTTGCTGCTTCAGATCATTCATGTCCATCCGGCGATTGTCATTGCTATGTTTCTTTTGTACGGTGCCTTTCATTTGAAAACGCTCGGCCGGTTCAAGGAAAGAAAGCAAAGGAACAAAAATATAAAGAGGGAGGATTCCTCCACATGGACTGGATAA
- a CDS encoding collagen-like protein codes for MNGNINPQDDKNQQDNKNQQCEKNEQLITWNVVGPKGDKGDKGDTGATGLQGAQGPKGDTGITGAIGPQGAQGPKGDTGATGAIGPQGAQGPKGDTGATGATGPQGAQGPKGDIGATGATGPQGAQGPIGDTGATGAGVKGDTGPAGPGVNTLVTGWVDSQPET; via the coding sequence ATGAACGGTAACATAAACCCACAGGATGACAAAAACCAACAGGATAACAAAAACCAACAGTGTGAAAAGAATGAACAACTGATCACGTGGAATGTTGTCGGTCCGAAGGGTGATAAAGGAGATAAAGGCGATACCGGGGCGACCGGACTTCAAGGTGCACAAGGGCCGAAAGGTGATACCGGCATTACTGGAGCAATCGGACCTCAAGGTGCACAAGGGCCGAAAGGTGACACTGGTGCTACTGGAGCAATCGGACCTCAAGGTGCACAAGGGCCGAAAGGTGACACTGGTGCTACTGGAGCGACCGGACCTCAAGGTGCACAAGGACCGAAAGGTGACATTGGTGCTACTGGAGCGACCGGACCTCAAGGTGCACAAGGGCCGATTGGTGATACCGGCGCTACTGGGGCGGGGGTCAAAGGGGACACTGGTCCAGCCGGTCCTGGGGTCAATACGTTAGTAACAGGATGGGTGGATAGTCAACCGGAAACATAA
- a CDS encoding chromate transporter codes for MDWINLIIGFFIANVLGYGGGPASIPLMYQEIVTHYHWADDQQFSNILALGNALPGPIATKIAAFVGYDVYGLTGMVLALIATILPSAAALILLLKVLQKYRNSSAVKGMTMLVQPVIAIMMLILTWQMGSNSIHTLGILQSLCIAAVAYWLLGIKKVHPAIVILVAFVYGGVVVAHFSI; via the coding sequence ATGGACTGGATAAATCTGATCATCGGGTTCTTTATTGCCAATGTGCTCGGATACGGTGGAGGTCCCGCCTCCATACCGCTTATGTATCAGGAGATCGTCACTCATTATCATTGGGCGGACGACCAACAGTTTTCGAATATTTTGGCACTTGGCAATGCATTGCCCGGTCCGATCGCAACCAAAATTGCCGCCTTTGTCGGTTACGATGTGTACGGTTTAACAGGTATGGTTCTAGCTCTAATTGCCACAATTCTCCCCTCCGCTGCCGCGCTTATTTTACTGCTTAAGGTGCTGCAAAAGTATCGGAATTCCTCGGCAGTTAAAGGCATGACAATGCTAGTGCAGCCGGTGATTGCCATTATGATGCTTATCTTAACCTGGCAAATGGGATCCAACTCCATTCATACCCTCGGCATCTTGCAGTCTTTGTGCATAGCAGCTGTGGCCTACTGGTTATTGGGCATAAAAAAGGTTCATCCTGCAATCGTCATTTTAGTTGCTTTTGTTTATGGTGGTGTAGTTGTGGCCCATTTCAGCATTTAG
- the accB gene encoding acetyl-CoA carboxylase biotin carboxyl carrier protein, which yields MFSKQELQELIETVSQYPIKTFKYSDGTTNIVIKKDRPASMKQKNLDVPMSEAISDSEETPGLHKISTSEIYPEPLQPELIPVTAPMVGTFYTTAEQGKAPFVQVGDKVTAETVLCILEAMKLFTEVTARMSGEIVEIVAEEGQLVEYGQTLFLVKRD from the coding sequence TTGTTTTCAAAACAGGAATTGCAAGAACTGATAGAAACCGTAAGCCAATATCCCATAAAGACGTTCAAGTATTCGGATGGAACCACCAATATCGTAATAAAGAAGGATCGTCCTGCTTCAATGAAGCAAAAGAACCTGGACGTTCCAATGAGTGAAGCAATATCCGATTCGGAAGAAACCCCAGGCTTGCATAAGATTTCAACATCTGAAATTTATCCGGAGCCATTGCAACCGGAATTGATCCCTGTTACTGCACCGATGGTAGGGACATTCTACACGACCGCAGAGCAGGGGAAAGCACCTTTTGTGCAAGTGGGCGACAAGGTGACCGCCGAAACGGTGTTATGTATACTTGAGGCGATGAAACTGTTTACAGAAGTAACAGCGCGCATGAGCGGTGAAATCGTTGAAATTGTTGCTGAAGAAGGGCAACTAGTAGAGTATGGTCAGACCTTGTTTTTAGTAAAGCGGGATTAA